TATAATCTACTTCTGCCCAAAATCTATTTTCTATATTCTTAACATTGATGTCTTGTTTTCCTATTAATTCATACAAAATATTTTCCCACCACATAGAATATTTCTTTTCTTTTATCATCTTGCACATATTTGTTTTAAAAGTTTCTACAAAACTCTTATTAAAAGTTACAACTCCAATATATTCTCCTGTGGTTCTTTCTACTTCTAACTCTTTTCCATAATCAATTAGCAATCCATCTTTATAGAATAATTTAAAGTCAGCTTCCTCTTTTCTTGTTTCATCTGAAAATAATACAGGACTTATTTTACAACTTAAAATATCATCTAATAGTGCTTCTTCTAAAAAAACATCTGCATTCATTATAAGCATATCATCATCAATAAAATCCCTAGCAAACCAAGCAGAAGCTAAACTATTAGTAATTTCATAAAAAGGATTATAGAAAAACTTAATTGCTTTTTCATCAGATAAAACCTCTTTTATAACATCATCTTGGTAACCGACTACAATTCCAATATCATTTATTCCTTTCTTTTTTAATAATGAAACAGTATAACGAATTAATATTTCATCTCCAATATTTACAGTACATTTTGGATTTCCTCCTAAATATCTACTTATTCTAGTTCCTTTTCCAGCTGCCAATAATAATGCTTTCATAATAGCCCCCTTTTATTTATATCATTTAATGCCTCAATTAACTTATCATTATCTGAAATTGATAGTTGACCAATATGTCCTACTCTAAATATTTTTTCTTTAAGTTCTCCTCCATTAGGACAAACCCAGATATTATATTCATCTTTTAAAACTAAAAAAATACTATATGCTGATACATTTTTAGTTTCTATTGCTGTCATTGCATTTGAAGCATTTTTTGAAAAAATCTTTAAAGGTAAATTTTTTATCCTATTTATAAAATCTAATTTTAATTCTTTTATTTTAGCTCTTTCCACTTCTATTCCTTCTTCTAATATATCTTTTAATCTTTCATGCAATTGCAATAGGATTGAAACAGCTGGTGTGAATGGTGTTTGCCCATTTTGGTTATCTTTTAAAGCAATCTTTAAATCAAAATATAAACTATTAACTTTATTGTTTTTTATTCTTGTAATTGCTTTTTCAGATAATATCAATATAGCTAATCCTGGTGGAAGAGCCAAGGCTTTTTGAGAACCTACTATCATAACATCTATACCTAAATTTAAAAATGATAGTTCATCTGCAATAAAAGAACTAATAGAATCTACAACAAAAAATATATTATTTTTTTTACAAAATTTACTAATCATTTTCATATCATACAATATTCCAGTAGATGTTTCGTGTGCATTTACTAAAAGTCCACTAATTCCTTTATCTGAATATTTTTTAAGCTCTTGTTCTGTTAAAATTTCTCCATAGTTTAATTTTATTTCATAAAAAGGTATATCCAAAACCTTACATATATCTACAAATCTTTGACCAAAACTTCCACCATTTATTATTAAAACTTTATCTTCTTTTGAGAAACAATTTAAAATGGTTGCTTCCATTCCAGAAGTTCCAGAACCTGTCAAAAAAAGAGCTTTGGATTTATCATCTGCTTCTGCTAAACTACATATCATTTTTTCATTTTCTTTCATAATTTTAGAAAATTCTTCTGTTCTAAAATATGGAATTTCTCTTTGACCTATATCTCTAATTTTTTTACTCATTTGAACTGGACCAACAGTAAAATTGATCATTTTTTTATTCATAATAAAGTTCTCCCTTTTTACTTTTCTATTAATTTTAATTCTTTATCTTGATAATGATCTGGAATTCTTTTTTCTTTTGGAGGTAAATCCATATAACTATAATACATTTTTTTTAGATAAGTATCATAATTATTAGGAATGTTAAATTCTATTCCTTCAAATTTCATTTTTTTTAGAGGAAATATCTCATCTTCTCTCCAAATAATTAAATAAAAACCACAATCAGGTGTATATGCAATATTTGGCATAGCTTTATTTTTCTTTTTAGCTTCATCAAGAATATAAGATATTTTCTTTTCAATATTCTTATAGTTAAATAATTTTGTCTTTTCTAATTTTCTCTTTAAATTAATTAATATATTGGTAAAAAATAATGAAAAAGAAAATCTATCTATCCTATTTTTCTTTAAATGAAAAAAAGAATTCCAAAATTTTAATTTTAAAGAATCTGGATAATAAGTGACTAAGAAAATGTCAATATCTAATTCAGCAATACTATTTCCCACTTGAACTTGTTCTTTTTTTGAAATAACTTTATAGAAATTTATTCCTTCCTCATTAGTATTTACAATTTCAAAATTTTCACTTTTATAATTTTCTTTTAAAAATTTAGCATCCTCTTGCATAATTATAATATCTATATCATCATCCCAAGGTATAAATCCACCATGTCTTACTGCACCTAAAAGTGTTCCTGAATCTAACCAATATCTTATTTTATTTTCATTACAAAATTTTGCTATATCTATTAAAATTTCAAGTTTCTTTTGTTGAATTTTTTTCAATTCACTGTTATTATACATTGTTCCTCCATTTAATCTGAATTATTTATCATTTTTAAGATTTCTTCTTTCATTTCTTGCATATTAAAAGTATTTATATCAATTTCATCATAAGTTCCTATTTTATCTTTACAAAAAATAACTCTACTATATTCAGATTTTGGTGCCCACACTAAATGGTCAACACCATATTTTCCACCTTTTGGTGGATAAACTGTTATCATTTTTTTATTAAAAGCACTTGCTATATGAACTATTGAAGTATCTGGACTTATGACATAATCACTTTTTTTTATTAAAATAGCAGTATCTAAAATACTTTCTATTTCTTTTGGTATGTAAACATATTTATATTTTTTTTCTAAAAATTCTAATTCTTTATATTTATCTCCAAAATATGTTAAAATAATGGCTATATCTTTATCTTTCAGATAATCTATAATATTTTCTAAAGTTTCTACATTAAAACTTTTATGTTTACTTGCACCATAAGGATTTAAAATTAATTTTTTACTTTCTTTTATTTCATTAAAAAAAGCTTCATATTTTTTTTCATCTTCTAAATAAATATCATAAGAAATATCTATATTTTCTTTTTTTAATCCTAACTTTATTAAATAAGCTAAATATCTTTTTGTTATATGTTCTGTCCATTTAAAATCTTTACCACTTTCAATAGATAAATCAAATAGTTCCCAATCTTTTCTATCAAGTCCTGTATTAATTCTAGCCCCACATAAATTTATCAACATCATTTGATTGACTCTTAACATCTCTGAAAAGTCAATTAATAAGTCATATTTTTCTTCTTTTATTTTTAAAGCTAAATCTTTAATTTTTTTCCTATCTTTATAATATTCATAAATTTTATCAACATTGGGATTATCCTTTATTATATCTATTGCTGCTCCTCTTGCTATAACTCCAATTCTTATATCTGGATATACTTTTTTTATTTCACGAAACATTAGTGAATTTACTATCATATCTCCAATTTTACCATCATATCTTAAAAAAAGTATAGACTTAATACTATTATCTTTTAAAAAATTATCTCCTTCTACTATTTTGGCTTTTTCTTTTCTATCCCAAATATATTTACCTATCTTTAGTCTTTTCGCCCTCATATAATCTTGAAAAATTCTATTAATTTTTTTTATTAAATTTTTCATAGTTTATATTTTCCTCCCTAATCTAAATTTATAAATATTATATCAAATTATTTTTTCTTTTTCATTATTTAATATTTAATTAAAATAAAAACTGATTACAATTTTTTATAATCAGTTAGTAAAATTATTATTTTTATTTCAATGCAAAATGTAAAACAAATAAGACAAACATTGCCCATACACTAGGGGTTATATCTTTTATATTCTTTGTAAATAATTTTGAAAATACATAAACAATAAATCCTGCTGCTATACCATCAGGAATTGAATATCCAACTATCATTATCATTATAGTTACAAAACCAGCAGAAGCTGCTGTAAAATCGTGCCAATCTATACTTGAAAGTTGAGTTGCCATAAGTATTCCAACACAGATAAGTGAAGGAGCTATAACTGGTTCAAAGAACATTCCTCCTACTTCTATTGGTGATGCTATTGCCACAAGAGGTGTAAATATTGAAGCTACTAAAAACCAAATTCCTGTTGTTATTGCTGTAAGTCCAGTTCTACCACCTGCTGCTACTCCACTTGTA
This Fusobacterium animalis 7_1 DNA region includes the following protein-coding sequences:
- a CDS encoding phosphocholine cytidylyltransferase family protein, translated to MKALLLAAGKGTRISRYLGGNPKCTVNIGDEILIRYTVSLLKKKGINDIGIVVGYQDDVIKEVLSDEKAIKFFYNPFYEITNSLASAWFARDFIDDDMLIMNADVFLEEALLDDILSCKISPVLFSDETRKEEADFKLFYKDGLLIDYGKELEVERTTGEYIGVVTFNKSFVETFKTNMCKMIKEKKYSMWWENILYELIGKQDINVKNIENRFWAEVDYIEDYERILKFRKYNINYNIAIEKKK
- a CDS encoding pyridoxal-phosphate-dependent aminotransferase family protein, coding for MNKKMINFTVGPVQMSKKIRDIGQREIPYFRTEEFSKIMKENEKMICSLAEADDKSKALFLTGSGTSGMEATILNCFSKEDKVLIINGGSFGQRFVDICKVLDIPFYEIKLNYGEILTEQELKKYSDKGISGLLVNAHETSTGILYDMKMISKFCKKNNIFFVVDSISSFIADELSFLNLGIDVMIVGSQKALALPPGLAILILSEKAITRIKNNKVNSLYFDLKIALKDNQNGQTPFTPAVSILLQLHERLKDILEEGIEVERAKIKELKLDFINRIKNLPLKIFSKNASNAMTAIETKNVSAYSIFLVLKDEYNIWVCPNGGELKEKIFRVGHIGQLSISDNDKLIEALNDINKRGLL
- a CDS encoding LicD family protein — its product is MYNNSELKKIQQKKLEILIDIAKFCNENKIRYWLDSGTLLGAVRHGGFIPWDDDIDIIIMQEDAKFLKENYKSENFEIVNTNEEGINFYKVISKKEQVQVGNSIAELDIDIFLVTYYPDSLKLKFWNSFFHLKKNRIDRFSFSLFFTNILINLKRKLEKTKLFNYKNIEKKISYILDEAKKKNKAMPNIAYTPDCGFYLIIWREDEIFPLKKMKFEGIEFNIPNNYDTYLKKMYYSYMDLPPKEKRIPDHYQDKELKLIEK
- a CDS encoding glycosyltransferase family 9 protein — encoded protein: MKNLIKKINRIFQDYMRAKRLKIGKYIWDRKEKAKIVEGDNFLKDNSIKSILFLRYDGKIGDMIVNSLMFREIKKVYPDIRIGVIARGAAIDIIKDNPNVDKIYEYYKDRKKIKDLALKIKEEKYDLLIDFSEMLRVNQMMLINLCGARINTGLDRKDWELFDLSIESGKDFKWTEHITKRYLAYLIKLGLKKENIDISYDIYLEDEKKYEAFFNEIKESKKLILNPYGASKHKSFNVETLENIIDYLKDKDIAIILTYFGDKYKELEFLEKKYKYVYIPKEIESILDTAILIKKSDYVISPDTSIVHIASAFNKKMITVYPPKGGKYGVDHLVWAPKSEYSRVIFCKDKIGTYDEIDINTFNMQEMKEEILKMINNSD